The following are from one region of the Mannheimia granulomatis genome:
- a CDS encoding IS3 family transposase, whose amino-acid sequence MPENAATTENRRRTLALSYFRAGSGERHSKKVAGTQPSQNAEKANVVKSLRNHFPLEMLLQLIGLRRSTFFYYLADKVDKNAEIAQKIAEIFHENKGNYGYRRITSVLRRSWTINHKKVQAIMQKLGLKGKCQRRKYRSYQGEVGKIADNLLAQYFRATQPNEKWVTDVSEFKYAEGKLYLSPIKDLFNGEIIAYDLARTPNFEQITRMMEQAVARLDGARPILHSDQGWQYQIVGYQAILKRNGIVQSMSRKGNCLDNGAMESFFGRLKTECYFGKRFETFAELEQTIHNYIHYYNNERIQVKLKGLSPVEYRARSLN is encoded by the coding sequence ATACCCGAAAATGCCGCCACCACCGAAAACCGAAGAAGAACGCTTGCGTTATCGTATTTTAGAGCTGGAAGCGGAGAACGCCATTCTAAAAAAGTTGCAGGAACTCAACCAAGCCAAAATGCGGAAAAAGCCAATGTCGTAAAATCGTTGCGAAATCATTTTCCACTTGAAATGCTATTGCAACTTATCGGTTTAAGACGGAGTACGTTCTTTTATTATCTTGCCGATAAGGTGGATAAAAATGCGGAGATTGCGCAGAAAATTGCCGAGATTTTTCACGAAAATAAGGGGAATTACGGCTATCGTCGCATCACGTCAGTTTTGCGAAGAAGTTGGACAATCAATCACAAAAAAGTCCAAGCAATCATGCAAAAATTGGGGTTGAAAGGGAAATGTCAGCGTCGAAAATATCGTTCTTATCAAGGCGAGGTAGGTAAAATAGCGGATAATCTGTTGGCACAATACTTCCGGGCAACTCAGCCAAACGAAAAATGGGTGACGGACGTGAGCGAGTTCAAATATGCGGAAGGTAAGCTGTATTTATCGCCTATCAAGGACTTATTTAATGGTGAGATTATCGCTTACGATTTGGCAAGAACCCCGAATTTTGAGCAAATTACCCGAATGATGGAACAAGCGGTAGCAAGGCTTGATGGTGCGAGACCGATATTGCATTCAGACCAAGGTTGGCAGTATCAAATAGTCGGTTATCAAGCTATATTGAAACGAAACGGTATCGTGCAAAGTATGTCGAGAAAAGGAAATTGCTTGGATAATGGGGCGATGGAAAGTTTTTTCGGGCGACTGAAAACGGAATGTTATTTTGGCAAGCGGTTTGAGACCTTTGCCGAGCTTGAGCAGACGATTCACAACTACATTCATTACTATAATAATGAGCGTATTCAAGTGAAATTAAAAGGACTGAGCCCTGTGGAATACAGGGCCCGGTCCTTGAATTAA
- the apaH gene encoding bis(5'-nucleosyl)-tetraphosphatase (symmetrical) ApaH, which translates to MSTYIVGDLHGCFKEFQLLLEKVNYNPKQDELYLTGDLVARGEDSLSCLRFVKEPKNNAKTVLGNHDLHLLSTLLGFKKVKPNDKVDSIFQAEDRADLQNWLRNQPLVIQHPTHQFLLTHAGISPEWDLATALSCAKEAEEVLKSPNYADYICQMYDNQPEAWSEDLEGVARWRYIINVFTRMRFCYADKRLDFSCKLPIEEAPKELLPWFELANPLFEKTEILFGHWASLMGKSSRSNIYALDTGCAWGSYLTMIRWEDKQLFTQPRLK; encoded by the coding sequence ATGTCAACATATATCGTTGGCGACTTACACGGTTGCTTTAAAGAATTTCAGCTTTTACTGGAAAAAGTGAATTACAACCCAAAACAAGATGAACTCTATTTAACTGGCGACTTAGTCGCTCGTGGAGAAGATTCTCTTTCCTGCTTACGTTTTGTCAAAGAGCCGAAAAATAACGCCAAAACTGTGCTTGGTAACCACGACTTACATTTACTTTCTACTTTACTTGGGTTTAAAAAAGTCAAACCGAATGATAAAGTCGATAGTATTTTCCAAGCGGAAGATCGTGCTGATTTGCAAAATTGGCTGAGAAATCAACCGCTTGTCATCCAGCACCCAACTCATCAATTTTTACTCACCCATGCAGGCATAAGCCCTGAATGGGATTTAGCAACCGCTTTATCCTGTGCTAAAGAAGCTGAGGAAGTCTTAAAAAGCCCCAACTATGCAGATTATATTTGCCAAATGTATGATAATCAGCCGGAAGCTTGGAGTGAGGATTTAGAAGGAGTTGCACGCTGGCGTTATATCATCAACGTTTTCACCCGTATGCGTTTTTGTTACGCTGACAAGCGGTTAGATTTTTCTTGTAAATTACCAATTGAAGAAGCGCCAAAAGAACTACTACCTTGGTTTGAATTAGCTAATCCGCTATTTGAAAAAACCGAAATTTTATTTGGGCATTGGGCAAGTTTGATGGGGAAATCAAGTCGCTCAAATATCTACGCCTTAGATACCGGCTGTGCTTGGGGCAGCTATTTAACAATGATCCGCTGGGAAGATAAACAATTATTCACTCAACCGCGTTTAAAATAA
- a CDS encoding type II toxin-antitoxin system HicA family toxin → MDSRTLIKRIEDDGWYRVAVRGSHHQFKHPTKTGRVTVPHPKKDLAIKTVKSILTQAGL, encoded by the coding sequence ATGGATAGCCGAACTTTGATAAAAAGGATTGAGGATGACGGTTGGTATAGAGTTGCGGTAAGAGGTAGCCATCATCAATTTAAGCATCCAACAAAAACGGGGCGTGTTACAGTGCCTCATCCTAAAAAAGATTTAGCAATTAAAACAGTTAAATCAATATTAACCCAAGCGGGGCTGTGA
- a CDS encoding exoribonuclease II, which produces MFQDNPLLAQLKQQIEASKEYVEGSVKSSDKAFGFLECEKKSYFIPPSEMKKVMHGDTVKAVVKRDGDKEQVELDSLIEPMLERFIAQVRLNKEGKLQLNVDHPSIKQAIPANTHKKITEKLESGDWVVAQLKSHPLRDDRFFFAQVTQFICKAEDNFAPWWVTLARHEQPREPVANEKSYVLQDELMREDLSHLYFTTIDSPSTQDMDDALYIEPILDNNIQTGWRLVVAIADPTAYIPENSNIEKAARERCFTNYLPGFNIPMLPRELSDDLCSLVPNQKRPALVAFIETDLEGNLATETTFTSAWVESKDRLAYDNISDYLEGVENAWQPTSAETKQQIDWLHQFTQTRIQWRAKNALQFKEQSDYSFELNEDGSVKDIHVEHRRIANQMIEESMILANICCAKFLSQHAQTGVFNTHAGFDAKNLELVKTFLLNTLATDENREVLAERYSAERLSTLEGYCEMKRDTQDFPEKFLELRLRRYLTFAEFKSEVAPHFGLGISHYATWTSPIRKYGDMVNHRLIKQVLLGKQIKAVEASVLTRLQEARRQNRLVERDIADWLYARYLFPMVEQAVEFECEIADVSRGGLRAKIIKNGAQIFVPFSSLHDNKEEIEYRQEELALYIKGEKAYQIGQEVKVKLTEVRLETRSIVGNIV; this is translated from the coding sequence ATGTTCCAAGATAACCCCCTTTTAGCTCAATTAAAACAACAAATTGAAGCCAGTAAAGAATATGTAGAAGGCTCAGTTAAAAGCTCAGATAAGGCTTTTGGCTTTTTAGAATGCGAGAAAAAAAGCTATTTCATCCCCCCGTCAGAAATGAAGAAAGTCATGCATGGAGACACTGTTAAAGCTGTCGTTAAACGTGATGGTGATAAAGAACAAGTTGAGCTAGATTCTTTAATTGAACCAATGCTCGAACGTTTCATCGCCCAAGTACGTTTAAATAAAGAAGGTAAATTACAATTAAATGTTGATCATCCAAGCATTAAACAAGCTATTCCTGCAAATACCCACAAAAAAATCACTGAAAAATTAGAAAGCGGAGATTGGGTAGTTGCACAGCTTAAAAGCCATCCGTTGCGAGATGACCGCTTCTTCTTCGCTCAAGTCACTCAATTTATCTGCAAAGCTGAGGATAATTTTGCACCTTGGTGGGTAACGCTTGCCCGCCACGAACAACCTCGTGAACCTGTAGCAAATGAAAAAAGCTACGTACTACAAGATGAATTAATGCGTGAGGATTTGTCTCATCTTTATTTCACAACCATTGACAGCCCAAGCACACAAGATATGGACGATGCCTTATATATTGAGCCTATCTTAGATAACAACATCCAAACCGGCTGGCGTTTAGTGGTGGCGATTGCCGATCCAACCGCCTATATTCCGGAAAATTCCAATATCGAAAAAGCAGCTCGAGAACGTTGCTTTACCAACTATTTACCGGGCTTTAACATTCCGATGTTGCCACGAGAATTATCAGATGATCTCTGTTCTCTTGTACCAAATCAAAAACGCCCTGCATTAGTAGCTTTTATCGAAACTGATTTAGAAGGTAACTTAGCAACCGAAACAACCTTTACTTCCGCTTGGGTGGAATCTAAAGATCGGCTGGCATACGATAATATATCTGACTATCTTGAAGGTGTAGAAAATGCATGGCAGCCTACTTCAGCTGAAACCAAACAGCAAATTGATTGGTTGCATCAATTTACTCAAACCCGTATTCAATGGCGAGCTAAAAATGCCTTGCAATTTAAAGAACAAAGCGATTACTCTTTTGAATTAAATGAAGACGGTTCAGTAAAAGATATCCATGTGGAACATCGCAGAATTGCAAATCAAATGATTGAAGAATCAATGATACTGGCGAATATCTGTTGTGCGAAATTCTTAAGCCAACATGCCCAAACAGGTGTATTCAATACCCACGCAGGTTTTGATGCAAAAAATCTTGAATTAGTGAAAACCTTCTTACTAAACACTTTAGCAACCGACGAAAACCGAGAAGTGCTTGCTGAGCGTTACTCAGCCGAACGATTATCGACTCTGGAAGGCTATTGTGAAATGAAACGTGACACTCAAGATTTCCCCGAAAAATTCTTGGAATTACGTCTACGCCGTTACTTAACCTTTGCGGAGTTCAAATCTGAAGTGGCGCCACACTTCGGGTTAGGTATCAGCCATTATGCGACCTGGACTTCACCAATCCGTAAATATGGCGATATGGTTAATCACCGCTTAATCAAGCAGGTTTTATTAGGCAAACAAATCAAGGCAGTTGAAGCATCTGTTTTAACTCGCCTGCAAGAGGCCCGCCGACAAAATCGTCTGGTTGAACGTGACATTGCCGATTGGCTCTATGCCCGTTACCTGTTCCCGATGGTTGAACAAGCGGTCGAATTTGAATGCGAAATTGCAGATGTTTCTCGTGGTGGATTACGTGCAAAAATCATCAAAAACGGGGCACAAATATTTGTACCGTTCTCGAGCTTACATGATAATAAGGAAGAAATAGAGTATCGCCAAGAAGAACTTGCCCTTTACATCAAAGGCGAAAAAGCTTATCAAATTGGGCAAGAAGTTAAGGTGAAACTGACTGAAGTACGTTTAGAAACACGTTCTATCGTGGGGAATATCGTATAA
- a CDS encoding type II toxin-antitoxin system HicB family antitoxin translates to MLYPIAIEMGDDTHAYSVVVPDVPGCFSAGDTLEEAFVNAKEAIEFHVEGMIEDGEEIPQPQGLTEHKDKPEFKGFMFALVDVDLTHLMGKSEKINVTLPTLLIRRIDELVARNPEYKTRSGFLAQVATERVFSQAL, encoded by the coding sequence ATGTTATATCCAATCGCGATTGAAATGGGGGATGATACCCACGCTTATAGTGTTGTTGTGCCTGATGTCCCGGGCTGTTTTTCTGCAGGAGATACGCTCGAAGAAGCCTTTGTTAATGCAAAAGAAGCTATTGAATTTCATGTTGAAGGTATGATTGAGGATGGCGAAGAAATCCCTCAGCCTCAAGGGTTAACCGAGCATAAAGATAAGCCTGAGTTTAAGGGGTTTATGTTTGCATTGGTGGATGTAGATTTAACCCATTTAATGGGTAAGTCGGAAAAAATCAATGTTACATTACCTACTTTACTAATTCGCCGCATTGACGAATTAGTAGCAAGAAATCCAGAATATAAGACACGTAGCGGATTTTTGGCTCAAGTTGCAACTGAGAGGGTATTCTCCCAAGCCTTATAA
- a CDS encoding enoyl-ACP reductase FabI translates to MGILTGKRILVTGLASNRSIAYGIANAMKQQGAELAFTYLNDKLKPRVEEFAKEFGSDIVLPLDVATDESITECFTELSKHWEKFDGFVHAIAFAPGDQLDGDYVNAATREGYRIAHDISAYSFVAMAQAARPFLNENASLLTLSYLGAERAIPNYNVMCLAKASLEAATRVMAADLGKEGIRVNAISAGPIRTLAASGIKNFKKMLSAFEKTAALRRTVTIDDVGNSAAFLCSDLASGVTGEVLHVDAGFSVMAMGELGDEE, encoded by the coding sequence TATTTTAGTGACAGGCTTAGCAAGCAACCGTTCAATCGCATACGGTATTGCAAATGCGATGAAACAACAAGGTGCAGAATTAGCTTTCACTTACTTAAATGATAAATTAAAACCACGTGTAGAAGAATTTGCTAAAGAATTTGGTTCAGATATCGTGCTTCCATTAGATGTTGCAACCGATGAAAGCATTACAGAATGCTTTACTGAATTAAGCAAACATTGGGAAAAATTTGACGGTTTTGTTCATGCTATAGCCTTCGCTCCCGGCGACCAATTAGATGGCGATTATGTAAATGCAGCAACCCGTGAAGGTTATCGCATTGCACACGATATTAGCGCATACAGCTTCGTCGCAATGGCTCAAGCCGCTCGTCCTTTCTTAAATGAAAATGCTTCATTATTAACATTAAGTTACTTAGGTGCAGAGCGTGCAATCCCTAACTATAACGTTATGTGTTTAGCCAAAGCATCATTAGAAGCTGCAACACGCGTAATGGCAGCAGACTTAGGTAAAGAAGGCATTCGTGTCAATGCAATTTCTGCCGGTCCAATCCGTACCTTAGCCGCTTCAGGTATTAAAAACTTCAAAAAAATGCTTTCTGCATTTGAAAAAACCGCTGCATTACGCCGCACAGTGACTATTGATGATGTTGGTAACTCAGCAGCATTCTTATGCTCTGACTTAGCCTCTGGAGTAACGGGCGAAGTATTACACGTAGATGCCGGTTTTAGCGTAATGGCAATGGGCGAATTAGGCGACGAAGAATAA
- a CDS encoding tyrosine-type recombinase/integrase: MATIIKNGNKYRVQIRKKGIYKAATFSTKTEANRWAYAIEAQIDAGEYNTTPNILFAELIDKYLKEVTPTKRGQREERFRLLRIARSSLGNVALPELSKEHFRKWQNQRLQEVQPVSVARERATLSALMTKALEWDYLKENPLKTLEKLKTPPARTRRYSEEEIDKLIFVSGYGPTQPPLLMQNRVGAAILFAIETAMRAGEITGLKWEHVKLEQRTAYLPKTKNGYARTVPLSTKAVEILKHLSQLEQDKDNSVFQLSSRSLDAIFRKLKRKANLHEANLHFHDTRREALTRLSKYLSVMDLAKVSGHRDINMLQNTYYNPDISELVSKLQ; the protein is encoded by the coding sequence ATGGCTACAATCATTAAGAATGGCAACAAATACCGAGTCCAAATCCGCAAAAAAGGTATTTACAAAGCGGCTACGTTTAGTACAAAAACAGAGGCTAATCGCTGGGCTTATGCGATAGAGGCTCAAATAGATGCCGGCGAGTACAACACCACCCCAAACATCTTATTTGCCGAGCTGATTGACAAATATCTCAAAGAGGTAACACCAACAAAACGAGGACAACGCGAGGAGCGATTCCGCCTACTCCGCATTGCACGCAGCAGTTTAGGTAATGTTGCCCTGCCGGAATTATCAAAAGAGCATTTTAGAAAATGGCAAAATCAACGTTTGCAAGAAGTGCAACCTGTATCGGTAGCACGAGAAAGGGCCACCTTGTCAGCCCTTATGACAAAAGCTCTTGAGTGGGATTACCTCAAAGAAAACCCCTTAAAAACGCTGGAAAAACTCAAAACACCACCGGCAAGAACTCGCCGATATAGCGAAGAGGAAATCGACAAGCTGATTTTTGTTTCAGGCTACGGACCTACTCAGCCACCGCTATTGATGCAAAACAGAGTGGGAGCCGCGATTTTATTTGCAATAGAAACTGCAATGCGAGCAGGAGAAATTACCGGCTTAAAATGGGAACACGTTAAGTTAGAACAACGCACAGCCTATTTGCCAAAAACAAAAAACGGCTATGCTCGCACTGTACCATTAAGCACTAAAGCGGTCGAAATTTTAAAGCACCTATCACAGCTTGAGCAGGATAAAGATAATAGTGTTTTCCAACTCTCAAGCCGTAGTCTAGATGCCATATTTCGCAAGTTAAAACGCAAAGCCAACCTACACGAGGCTAATCTACATTTTCATGACACCAGACGAGAGGCTCTAACACGTCTGTCTAAGTATCTGTCAGTGATGGATTTAGCCAAAGTATCAGGGCATAGAGATATAAATATGCTGCAAAATACCTACTACAACCCCGATATCTCAGAGCTGGTGAGTAAACTGCAGTAA